ATTTTTCCATCACGGCGAAATCTTACCAATCTAAGATTACGCATCAACCTGAGATGGTGTGAGACTGCCGACTTAGTAATACCTAAGAAGTTGGCAATGTCACAAACGCACAATTCCGTCTCTATTAAGGCCAGAACAACTTTCAGCCGCGTGGTATCGCCAAGAATCGAGAAAACTTCACTTAGTTGGTATAATTCACTATCGGGTCGCATTTTCTTGCGCAACACTTT
This window of the bacterium genome carries:
- a CDS encoding helix-turn-helix transcriptional regulator, which produces MDVCEVDFFDAKKIKVLRKKMRPDSELYQLSEVFSILGDTTRLKVVLALIETELCVCDIANFLGITKSAVSHHLRLMRNLRLVRFRRDGKMTYYSLDDHHIENLLKQATDHIEERK